Proteins encoded in a region of the Bactrocera tryoni isolate S06 chromosome 4, CSIRO_BtryS06_freeze2, whole genome shotgun sequence genome:
- the LOC120774550 gene encoding UPF0729 protein GD16342: protein MVCVPCFIIPVLLYIWHKFIQPYVLPIIQRYWNPWEKKDTQGNVIKNTPEFPFECKGGACPFTGSKNKTLTNDGSEKSAVVKDAVDSSSSGPDAKKEN from the coding sequence atGGTTTGTGTGCCTTGTTTCATCATTCCTGTGCTGCTGTACATCTGGCACAAATTTATCCAACCATATGTATTACCTATTATACAGCGTTATTGGAATCCTTGGGAGAAAAAGGATACTCAGggtaatgtaataaaaaatacaccCGAGTTTCCATTCGAATGCAAAGGCGGCGCTTGCCCCTTCACTGGatctaaaaacaaaactttaaccaaTGACGGAAGTGAAAAGTCAGCTGTTGTGAAGGACGCTGTGGATTCCAGCTCCAGTGGGCCAGATGCAAAGAAAGAAAACTGA